From Pseudonocardia autotrophica, one genomic window encodes:
- the rlmB gene encoding 23S rRNA (guanosine(2251)-2'-O)-methyltransferase RlmB: MAGNSKRRGAIRKDGTKKGMVVGSGGQSRRALRGKGPTPPGDMRPGHPKQKAAARRSAQQEQQQRRRPVAGRRGDGETPETVLGRNPVVECLRAGVPATALHIATGMPADDRVAEAIALAAGAGISILEVPRNDLDRIAGGALHQGMALQVPPYSYAHPDELLERAADSGRPALAVALDGVTDPRNLGAVVRSVSAFGGHGVIVPQRRAAGMTAVAWRTSAGTAARLPVARATNLTRTLREYASAGLMVAGLAADGDVSLDEFDLATGPLVLVTGSEGKGLSRLVRETCDVTVSIPLAAAVESLNASVATGVVLAEVARRRRIGS; encoded by the coding sequence ATGGCTGGCAATTCCAAACGCCGCGGAGCGATCCGCAAGGACGGCACCAAGAAGGGGATGGTCGTCGGCTCCGGCGGCCAGTCCCGCCGCGCGCTGCGCGGCAAGGGGCCGACCCCGCCCGGTGACATGCGCCCCGGGCACCCGAAGCAGAAGGCCGCCGCCCGCCGGTCGGCCCAGCAGGAGCAGCAGCAGCGCCGCCGGCCGGTGGCCGGCCGTCGTGGTGACGGCGAGACCCCGGAGACGGTGCTCGGCCGCAACCCGGTCGTCGAGTGCCTGCGTGCGGGCGTCCCGGCGACCGCGCTGCACATCGCCACCGGCATGCCGGCCGACGACCGGGTCGCCGAGGCGATCGCGCTGGCGGCGGGCGCCGGGATCTCGATCCTGGAGGTTCCGCGCAACGATCTCGACCGGATCGCCGGTGGGGCGCTGCACCAGGGGATGGCGCTGCAGGTCCCGCCGTACTCCTACGCCCACCCCGACGAGCTGCTCGAGCGGGCCGCCGACTCCGGCCGGCCGGCACTCGCGGTCGCCCTGGACGGCGTCACCGATCCGCGGAACCTCGGCGCGGTCGTCCGGTCGGTGAGCGCGTTCGGCGGGCACGGCGTGATCGTCCCGCAGCGCCGCGCCGCCGGGATGACGGCGGTGGCCTGGCGGACGTCGGCCGGTACCGCCGCGCGACTGCCGGTGGCGCGGGCCACGAACCTCACCCGGACGCTGCGCGAGTACGCCTCGGCCGGACTGATGGTCGCCGGCCTGGCCGCCGACGGCGACGTCTCCCTCGACGAGTTCGATCTCGCCACCGGGCCGCTGGTGCTGGTGACCGGATCGGAGGGCAAGGGCCTGTCCCGGCTGGTCCGGGAGACCTGCGACGTCACGGTCTCGATCCCGCTGGCCGCCGCCGTCGAGTCGCT